From a region of the Constantimarinum furrinae genome:
- a CDS encoding glucosaminidase domain-containing protein, whose protein sequence is MRAGIITLLLISIISLGSCKAKKRVVTAKKTPRTERVIIDTSPKIDNTLEEIPEDKPTEVIKPKPNASYAEILSSYIDTYSDIAKEEMLQYGIPASITLAQGILESGAGRGELTNKANNHFGIKCHGWTGETVYHDDDESQECFRKYKDPKYSYRDHSLFLTQRSRYKDLFKLKKDDYKGWAKGLRKAGYATDPKYPDKLIAIIEKNKLYKYDDEVLGNKVSILKPDDSKISTYTVTSGDTLYSIARRFNITVDTLKEYNGLDSNTISIGQVLYLHPVKNQ, encoded by the coding sequence ATGCGGGCAGGAATTATTACTCTATTACTAATTAGTATTATTTCACTAGGAAGTTGTAAGGCTAAAAAGCGTGTTGTTACCGCAAAAAAAACTCCCCGAACCGAAAGAGTGATTATCGATACTAGTCCGAAAATCGATAATACCCTGGAAGAAATTCCTGAAGACAAACCTACAGAGGTCATTAAACCCAAACCCAATGCTTCATATGCAGAGATCCTGTCTTCTTATATAGATACCTACAGCGACATCGCTAAGGAAGAAATGCTTCAGTACGGTATTCCAGCCAGTATAACGCTTGCTCAGGGAATTCTTGAAAGTGGAGCGGGTAGAGGAGAACTTACCAATAAAGCCAATAACCACTTCGGAATAAAATGTCATGGATGGACAGGTGAAACAGTGTACCACGATGATGATGAATCACAAGAGTGTTTCAGAAAATATAAGGATCCCAAATACTCGTATAGGGATCACTCGCTGTTCTTAACACAACGCAGTAGATATAAAGATCTTTTTAAACTAAAGAAAGACGATTACAAAGGATGGGCAAAGGGACTCCGCAAAGCCGGATATGCCACCGATCCTAAATATCCGGATAAACTTATCGCCATTATTGAAAAGAATAAGCTGTATAAATACGACGACGAGGTATTAGGAAATAAAGTGAGTATCCTAAAACCTGATGACTCCAAGATCTCTACCTACACAGTAACCTCCGGAGATACCCTCTATAGTATCGCACGCCGTTTCAATATCACCGTGGATACTCTAAAAGAGTATAATGGTTTGGATTCTAATACGATTTCTATCGGACAGGTGTTATATTTGCACCCTGTAAAGAATCAATAG
- the hemL gene encoding glutamate-1-semialdehyde 2,1-aminomutase — protein sequence MIYKRSSALFKDALKVIPGGVNSPVRAFNAVGGEPVFVEKAKGAYLYDADGNKLIDYIASWGPMILGHAYEPVVNAVIEKAKKGTSFGMPTEIETEIAALAVAMVPNIDKIRFVNSGTEACMSAVRLARGFTGRDKIIKFAGCYHGHSDSFLIQAGSGAVTFGVPNSPGVTQGTAKDTLLAHFNDLDAVAKLISENKEEIACIILEPVAGNMGCIPPAEGFLEGLRELCDAHNILLIFDEVMTGFRLAKGGVQERFNIEADIVTFGKVIGGGLPVGAFAARAEIMNYLAPLGPVYQAGTLSGNPLAMASGLAMLNSLNNNPDIFNSLEEKTAYLHSGLDRSLQESNVVYTINRLGSMISVHFSETPVTDFKSAALGNNTTFKDFFHGMLQQGVYLPPSAFESWFLNDALTYEDLDYTIEATKKVAKTLT from the coding sequence ATGATCTATAAGAGAAGCAGCGCCTTGTTCAAGGATGCTCTAAAAGTAATTCCAGGTGGTGTCAATTCCCCGGTACGCGCCTTCAACGCCGTTGGTGGCGAACCTGTTTTTGTTGAAAAGGCAAAAGGGGCCTACCTGTATGATGCCGATGGTAATAAACTCATCGATTATATTGCCTCATGGGGGCCCATGATCCTGGGGCATGCATATGAACCCGTCGTAAATGCGGTAATTGAAAAGGCCAAAAAGGGTACCTCCTTTGGAATGCCTACTGAAATAGAAACCGAAATTGCTGCACTCGCCGTAGCTATGGTACCGAATATCGACAAGATCCGTTTTGTAAACAGTGGGACCGAAGCATGTATGAGTGCCGTTCGACTTGCTCGAGGATTTACAGGCAGAGATAAGATCATAAAATTTGCAGGGTGCTATCACGGTCATAGCGATTCATTTTTAATTCAGGCCGGGAGCGGAGCCGTAACCTTTGGGGTGCCTAATAGTCCCGGAGTCACTCAGGGTACAGCCAAGGATACTTTACTTGCCCATTTCAATGATCTGGACGCTGTGGCTAAGTTAATTTCTGAAAATAAAGAAGAAATAGCTTGCATTATATTAGAGCCGGTTGCCGGTAATATGGGCTGTATTCCACCGGCTGAAGGATTTCTTGAAGGCTTGCGGGAATTATGTGATGCGCATAATATTTTACTTATTTTCGACGAGGTAATGACCGGATTTCGACTGGCTAAAGGCGGAGTGCAAGAGCGATTTAATATTGAGGCAGATATTGTCACCTTCGGGAAAGTAATTGGAGGAGGTCTGCCGGTAGGAGCTTTTGCTGCCCGTGCAGAGATCATGAACTATCTTGCTCCTTTGGGACCGGTGTATCAGGCAGGAACGCTTAGCGGGAATCCGTTGGCTATGGCAAGCGGTTTGGCAATGTTAAACAGCTTGAATAATAATCCTGATATATTTAACTCTTTAGAAGAAAAAACGGCATACCTGCATTCTGGGTTGGATAGGTCGCTCCAAGAATCCAATGTGGTTTATACCATAAACAGGCTGGGTTCAATGATCTCAGTGCATTTTTCTGAAACCCCCGTTACCGACTTTAAATCTGCGGCGCTTGGAAATAATACAACTTTTAAAGATTTCTTTCACGGGATGTTACAACAGGGCGTCTACTTGCCGCCAAGTGCCTTTGAAAGCTGGTTTCTTAATGATGCTTTAACCTATGAGGATCTGGATTACACTATTGAAGCTACGAAGAAAGTCGCAAAAACCTTGACATAA
- a CDS encoding choice-of-anchor B family protein, translating to MKKIFFITLILNFSIINAQTPCSGGSAGSYPCDGLDLQSYFSLSQLGATSGNDSWGWTDPLDGKEYAIVGLNNSTFFIDITDPVNPRRLGRLMSHNNSSTLWRDVKTYNNHAFIVSEASGHGMQVFDLTRLRGLTTNANRTFTADAHYGNFGDAHNIIINEDTGIAYVLGANIYSGGPHFINITNPTSPVSMGGYNGKGYTHDAQVVIYDGPDPDHQGREIFIGSNEDEVVILDVTNKSSVQVISTITYSNFRYTHQGWFTEDKRYFLLGDEEDEAMAGIGNTRTIVLDLIDLDNPSIHFYHAGTTAAIDHNGYVRGNRFYMASYSAGVRILKVDDIENQNLTEVSYFDTYPSTNSASFNGAWNIYPFFESGNLIVSNYNTGFFIVKDPNYDNVDPVIVCQNITATLDKTTGTVTVNPIDLDGGSTDNFGIVNRSITGQTTFTCDDVGESFDVTYTVEDDYGNSASCVATITVAAETTSYLGAGVWSNGTPEVGSNAKISTNYNTSAIGNGSIDACTCEVDASSTLTIAADDYLNITKDIAVNGTLIVEHEGIVVQTDPDASVVNNGTINVELTTPVLQNRDFMIMGSPMTSEIRNGVFTNAFLVLNHDPSNFIPHPGVPAGGTNFADNNGDFWTTYNGAINVGEGYIVRPQSGYTDPANITYDMTYSMGTLNNGDVTRNITYNGAGSNPDGTPNVLANPYASPISADALIAGNSVIDRVYFWEHLTPPSTSIPGYGSLNFSMDDISMYIPGGALPAANDPGTSTTPNGIISTGQGFAIKAFAGGVGNEVTFTNAMRLTSGNNTLRIPEEGVEKIMLKVRSNDYNIGSHALVGFNPQASEGMDELYDADRLATTISLYSHLDDGTGQLGIQNRGAFDPAIKIPMGFASQVEANASFTISIASIEGEVLPNSTVFLIDNIANTVTNLNTTNYTFTSGKGVFNSRFTLQFVVDSILGPLDNLFNSISIYPNPTKEFLTISSPLAYISNLEVHDIRGRRIAETIEGKKNNYTLDLSSLNTGIYFVKIETDLGTVTKKVIKD from the coding sequence ATGAAAAAAATCTTCTTTATTACGCTGATTTTAAATTTTTCAATTATCAACGCACAAACTCCATGTTCAGGAGGGAGTGCAGGCTCTTATCCGTGTGATGGATTAGATTTGCAATCATACTTCTCGTTGTCTCAACTTGGGGCAACCTCCGGGAATGATTCTTGGGGTTGGACAGATCCACTTGATGGGAAGGAATACGCAATTGTTGGATTAAACAACAGTACATTCTTTATAGATATTACCGATCCGGTAAACCCCAGGAGGCTTGGAAGATTAATGTCTCACAATAATTCGAGTACATTATGGAGGGACGTAAAAACATATAACAACCATGCCTTCATAGTGAGTGAAGCAAGTGGTCATGGTATGCAGGTTTTTGACCTTACACGTTTAAGAGGACTCACTACAAATGCCAATAGAACCTTTACTGCCGATGCTCATTACGGTAATTTCGGAGATGCTCATAATATAATTATTAACGAAGATACTGGAATAGCCTATGTGTTAGGAGCAAATATTTATAGTGGAGGCCCTCATTTTATCAACATCACTAATCCAACAAGTCCGGTTAGTATGGGTGGTTATAACGGCAAGGGATATACGCATGATGCACAAGTTGTAATTTACGACGGTCCGGACCCCGATCATCAGGGTAGGGAAATCTTTATTGGAAGTAATGAGGACGAAGTTGTAATTCTGGACGTAACTAATAAATCTAGTGTACAGGTAATTTCTACCATCACATATTCAAATTTTAGATATACACATCAGGGTTGGTTTACTGAAGACAAGAGATACTTCCTCCTCGGAGATGAGGAAGATGAGGCTATGGCTGGAATAGGAAACACACGAACTATAGTTTTAGACCTAATTGATTTAGATAACCCGAGTATTCATTTTTATCATGCCGGCACAACGGCAGCTATTGATCACAACGGTTATGTAAGAGGAAACAGATTTTACATGGCAAGTTATTCGGCCGGAGTAAGAATACTGAAAGTTGATGACATCGAAAATCAAAATTTAACAGAGGTAAGCTATTTCGATACATATCCTTCTACCAATAGTGCCAGTTTTAACGGAGCCTGGAACATATATCCGTTTTTTGAAAGTGGAAATCTCATCGTAAGCAATTATAACACTGGATTTTTTATAGTAAAAGATCCTAATTATGACAATGTAGATCCTGTAATCGTATGTCAGAATATAACAGCCACTTTAGATAAAACAACCGGAACTGTTACGGTAAACCCTATTGATCTTGACGGCGGATCTACAGATAATTTTGGAATTGTAAACAGATCCATCACAGGTCAAACCACTTTTACCTGTGACGATGTTGGAGAGTCTTTCGATGTAACATATACGGTAGAGGATGATTATGGAAATTCTGCTTCTTGTGTTGCGACCATTACTGTGGCTGCAGAAACCACTAGTTATCTCGGTGCTGGTGTTTGGTCGAATGGAACACCTGAAGTTGGCTCTAATGCAAAAATTAGCACCAACTATAACACATCGGCAATAGGAAACGGAAGTATTGACGCATGTACTTGCGAAGTAGATGCTTCAAGCACCTTAACCATTGCTGCCGACGATTATCTAAATATTACCAAAGATATTGCGGTAAACGGAACGCTAATAGTTGAGCATGAAGGTATCGTTGTTCAAACTGATCCAGATGCTTCGGTTGTTAATAACGGAACTATTAATGTTGAATTAACGACTCCCGTACTCCAAAATCGTGATTTTATGATCATGGGTAGTCCTATGACTAGCGAAATTAGAAATGGAGTATTTACGAACGCCTTCTTGGTGCTTAATCACGACCCTTCTAACTTTATTCCCCACCCGGGAGTACCTGCTGGAGGAACTAATTTTGCCGATAACAATGGTGATTTCTGGACCACATATAATGGAGCGATTAATGTGGGAGAAGGGTATATTGTGCGCCCGCAATCAGGATACACCGATCCTGCGAATATCACCTACGATATGACCTATTCTATGGGAACACTAAACAATGGAGACGTAACGAGAAATATCACCTATAATGGAGCAGGGTCCAATCCTGATGGCACACCCAATGTCCTGGCAAATCCATATGCTTCTCCTATTTCGGCTGATGCCCTTATAGCGGGTAATAGCGTAATTGACAGAGTATATTTCTGGGAACATTTGACGCCTCCAAGTACTTCTATTCCAGGCTATGGTTCTCTTAATTTTAGTATGGATGACATCTCGATGTACATTCCAGGTGGTGCTCTTCCCGCAGCAAATGACCCGGGAACCAGTACAACGCCTAATGGAATAATTTCAACAGGGCAAGGATTTGCAATTAAGGCATTTGCAGGAGGCGTTGGAAATGAAGTGACATTCACAAACGCTATGCGACTTACTAGTGGCAATAATACCTTAAGAATTCCGGAAGAAGGTGTTGAAAAAATAATGTTAAAGGTGAGGAGCAATGACTATAACATCGGAAGTCATGCCTTGGTAGGTTTTAATCCTCAGGCAAGCGAAGGCATGGATGAACTATATGACGCCGACAGATTAGCTACCACCATTTCCCTATATTCTCATCTAGATGACGGTACAGGACAACTTGGAATTCAAAACAGGGGAGCTTTCGATCCTGCAATTAAAATTCCTATGGGATTTGCTTCGCAGGTTGAAGCAAATGCATCGTTCACCATATCAATTGCTTCGATTGAAGGTGAGGTCTTGCCGAATTCTACAGTATTCTTAATTGATAACATAGCGAACACAGTTACAAATTTAAACACCACTAATTACACTTTTACAAGTGGTAAAGGAGTTTTTAATAGCCGATTTACGCTTCAGTTTGTTGTTGATTCGATCTTAGGACCGTTAGATAATTTATTTAACTCAATCTCAATTTACCCAAATCCAACAAAGGAATTCTTAACTATTTCTTCTCCACTTGCATATATTTCAAATCTTGAAGTACACGATATTAGAGGAAGAAGAATCGCTGAGACTATTGAAGGAAAGAAAAACAATTACACTTTAGACCTGTCCAGTCTAAATACCGGAATCTATTTTGTAAAAATTGAAACAGACCTAGGCACAGTGACGAAAAAGGTAATTAAAGATTAA
- a CDS encoding 1-aminocyclopropane-1-carboxylate deaminase/D-cysteine desulfhydrase produces MDSKTPDFQFFDRKIHSVNQIIDPQICKGSITNLSIKREDQIHPFISGNKFRKLKYVIKDAVLSGKDALLTYGGAYSNHITAVAEAGRHCHFKTIGVIRGEEVEARIEGNPTLRYALSCGMTLKFVSRAQYKNKHSTNALKALKEEFGEFYEIPEGGTNHLAVKGCEEILLAEDSDYDHICVSVGTGGTLAGIVNASKPYQKVIGFSALKGDFLTSEVKKYTAKNNFEITDSFSFGGYAKIDRELIRFINNFKTKTKIQLDPIYTGKMMFGIFELFKQGYFEENSRILAIHTGGIQGIEGMNQKLNKLKLPQIIT; encoded by the coding sequence TTGGATTCAAAAACCCCTGATTTTCAATTTTTTGACCGAAAAATTCATTCTGTCAATCAAATTATTGATCCACAAATATGTAAAGGTTCAATAACTAACCTATCGATAAAGCGCGAGGATCAAATTCACCCTTTTATTTCGGGAAATAAATTCCGAAAGCTCAAGTATGTAATTAAAGATGCTGTTCTATCCGGAAAAGATGCATTACTCACCTACGGCGGGGCATATTCTAATCACATTACAGCGGTAGCTGAAGCGGGTCGCCATTGTCATTTTAAAACCATTGGCGTAATCCGAGGGGAAGAAGTTGAAGCAAGAATAGAAGGCAATCCTACATTGCGCTATGCGCTTTCCTGTGGGATGACACTTAAATTTGTGTCCAGAGCTCAGTATAAGAATAAGCATTCAACTAATGCTCTAAAAGCGCTAAAAGAAGAATTTGGTGAGTTCTATGAGATCCCCGAGGGTGGCACAAATCACTTGGCTGTAAAAGGATGTGAGGAAATTCTGTTAGCAGAAGATTCAGATTATGATCATATTTGTGTGTCGGTGGGTACCGGAGGAACCCTGGCCGGAATCGTAAATGCTTCCAAACCCTATCAAAAAGTTATCGGCTTTTCAGCATTAAAGGGTGATTTTCTCACTTCCGAAGTAAAAAAATATACCGCCAAGAACAATTTTGAAATCACAGATTCTTTCAGTTTTGGCGGGTATGCTAAAATAGATCGTGAATTAATTCGTTTCATTAATAATTTTAAGACGAAAACCAAAATTCAGCTGGATCCTATATATACCGGTAAAATGATGTTTGGTATCTTTGAGCTCTTTAAGCAAGGGTATTTCGAGGAAAATAGCCGAATTTTGGCTATACATACCGGTGGGATACAGGGTATTGAAGGAATGAATCAGAAATTGAACAAATTAAAATTACCTCAAATCATTACGTAA
- a CDS encoding autotransporter outer membrane beta-barrel domain-containing protein produces MQRTLHSQKFLLLISFILGIGLLHGQVGIGTTTPQAGSILDISSSDKGILVPRVNITNLATIAPITGGATTGLLVYNTNTTTGEGYHYWTGSVWVPLLGKDWKQSGNVSTNPASDFIGTIDNVGIRFRTNNTERLEITNNGLLRAFAPGSATTPLLAWDVDPDTGVFRNSADELNFAAGGLEFVALREGANDELVVNSTGSDINTRIETSNEANSLFVDGATDNVGLGTNSPNNSAQLEMADNNRGILINRVALTATNNAAPVVSPASGLLVYNTANSSSGSTEVLPGFYYWDGSQWVAMGGTGGRDWSLEGNAGTNPANNFIGTTDATDFVLRTDDLERFRVLGTGTAAFGNNPYTNVALRVNNPATAFGLLSETSSNGASVYGIDTGSGIGIRGENTGTGLGLYGYAANSHGAYTTTSYTGGAFLIGGIQAWGAGDNGANGVLAVSDKLSSTASNMGLRAVSGSTTSISSSSILNVGINTNATDLSLYAITEGPITSAGTIEAARFQTNYTGNAITADARDPRAQLAGYAANVTTPVGNQNVYYGGYFYSGGSSSNSSYSYAGARVGGTNYKIIGNGTVSTIVDGATPGDSKRVMFASEAPEVLFEDYGTGQLINGTATITIDPIFSTNIVVDNDHPLKVFIQLEGDCNGVYVTNKSATGFTVNELQGGVSNVPFSWHIVGNRKDEGGTAENVSKYSDLRFPNAPESIAPESLEAKEMKKYIPENNNTGGI; encoded by the coding sequence ATGCAACGAACTCTACACTCTCAAAAATTTCTACTATTAATTTCATTTATATTAGGAATCGGTCTGCTCCATGGTCAGGTGGGGATAGGCACAACTACACCGCAAGCCGGGTCTATCTTAGACATCAGCTCAAGCGATAAGGGAATTCTTGTTCCCAGAGTAAATATAACGAATTTGGCTACTATTGCCCCAATTACAGGTGGGGCGACTACCGGACTTCTTGTTTATAATACCAATACTACGACAGGGGAAGGGTATCATTACTGGACCGGATCGGTCTGGGTACCACTTTTAGGTAAAGACTGGAAGCAATCGGGTAATGTTAGTACGAATCCGGCATCAGACTTCATAGGAACGATAGACAATGTCGGAATTCGATTCAGAACAAATAACACAGAGCGCCTCGAAATAACTAATAACGGTCTTTTAAGAGCCTTTGCACCGGGGTCGGCAACTACGCCTTTACTGGCATGGGATGTGGATCCCGATACAGGAGTATTCCGAAACTCTGCCGATGAATTGAATTTTGCCGCGGGCGGTCTCGAATTTGTTGCGCTGCGTGAAGGCGCAAATGATGAACTGGTCGTCAACAGTACCGGGTCTGATATTAACACCCGAATCGAAACCAGCAATGAGGCTAATTCCTTATTCGTTGATGGTGCGACTGACAACGTAGGTTTGGGAACAAATTCTCCAAACAATAGTGCTCAGTTGGAAATGGCCGACAATAACAGAGGGATTTTAATTAACCGAGTAGCTTTAACCGCTACGAATAATGCAGCTCCTGTAGTATCTCCTGCTTCAGGTTTATTAGTGTATAATACCGCAAATTCTAGCAGTGGAAGTACTGAGGTATTACCCGGGTTTTACTATTGGGACGGATCTCAGTGGGTTGCAATGGGTGGGACCGGTGGTAGAGATTGGTCTCTGGAAGGAAATGCGGGAACAAACCCTGCCAACAATTTTATAGGAACTACCGATGCTACAGATTTTGTACTTCGAACAGATGACCTCGAAAGATTTCGGGTTTTAGGAACCGGAACTGCCGCCTTCGGAAACAATCCGTATACCAATGTGGCACTTCGTGTGAACAATCCGGCTACCGCATTTGGTCTTTTAAGCGAAACTTCGAGTAATGGGGCCTCAGTGTACGGAATTGATACAGGATCGGGAATTGGAATTCGTGGAGAAAACACCGGGACGGGTCTGGGATTGTACGGATATGCAGCAAATTCGCATGGCGCATACACTACGACTTCCTATACAGGTGGAGCATTTTTAATTGGAGGAATCCAAGCCTGGGGGGCAGGAGATAACGGTGCAAATGGCGTTCTAGCCGTATCGGACAAGCTATCCAGTACTGCATCGAATATGGGATTAAGAGCAGTATCGGGAAGCACTACCTCCATTTCATCTTCTTCCATATTAAATGTAGGCATTAATACTAATGCTACCGATCTTTCCCTATATGCTATTACTGAAGGCCCTATTACTTCGGCCGGGACCATAGAAGCGGCACGTTTTCAAACCAATTATACAGGAAATGCCATAACAGCCGACGCTCGGGACCCCAGAGCACAATTGGCGGGATACGCTGCAAATGTGACCACTCCGGTAGGAAATCAAAATGTATACTATGGCGGATATTTTTATAGCGGAGGATCTTCATCAAATTCATCCTATTCGTATGCAGGAGCGAGAGTAGGAGGTACCAATTATAAAATTATCGGAAATGGAACAGTGTCGACGATCGTAGATGGAGCCACACCAGGAGACAGCAAAAGAGTAATGTTTGCTTCTGAAGCTCCGGAAGTCCTTTTTGAAGACTATGGTACCGGACAATTGATAAACGGTACTGCCACTATTACCATCGATCCTATATTTTCAACGAATATAGTAGTGGATAATGATCATCCTTTAAAAGTTTTTATACAGTTGGAGGGAGATTGTAATGGCGTCTATGTCACAAACAAATCAGCTACAGGATTTACCGTAAATGAATTGCAAGGAGGGGTCTCCAATGTACCATTTTCATGGCATATTGTTGGAAACCGTAAAGATGAAGGCGGAACGGCTGAAAATGTTTCAAAATACAGTGACCTCAGATTTCCGAACGCTCCTGAAAGTATTGCGCCGGAATCTTTGGAAGCAAAAGAGATGAAAAAATATATACCGGAAAACAATAACACAGGAGGTATTTAA